One region of Mycolicibacterium insubricum genomic DNA includes:
- a CDS encoding fumarate reductase/succinate dehydrogenase flavoprotein subunit — translation MTDLERHSYDVLVIGAGGAGLRAVIEAREHGLRVAVICKSLFGKAHTVMAEGGCAAAMRNVNTKDSWQVHFGDTMRGGKFLNNWRMAELHAKEAPDRVWELESYGALFDRTPDGRINQRNFGGHTYPRLAHVGDRTGLEIIRTLQQKIVSLQQEDYAEYGDYEARIKVFHETTITELLTDDGKIAGAFGYYRETGQFVLFEAPAVVLATGGIGKSFKVSSNSWEYTGDGHALALRAGSSLINMEFIQFHPTGMVWPLSVKGILVTEGVRGDGGVLKNSDGKRFMFNYIPAVFAGQYAETEEEADQWLVDNDSARRTPDLLPRDEVARAINSEVKAGRGTPHGGVYLDIASRMTPEEIKRRLPSMYHQFLELAEVDITRDEMEVGPTCHYVMGGIEVDPDTGGASTPGLFAAGECSGGMHGSNRLGGNSLSDLLVFGRRAGLGAAEYVAALDNRPAVSAAAVESATAGALSPFEAHEDPENPYDLHHELQQSMNDLVGIIRRHDEIEAALAKLDELRRRIHNVTVTGGRVFNPGWHLAIDLRNMLLVSECVAKAALARTESRGGHTRDDYPDMDADWRNTLLVCRTDGGDPLVPDVVVTPETQVPMRPDLLATFELGELKKYYTETELAGHPERSN, via the coding sequence GTGACCGATCTGGAACGGCATTCCTACGACGTCCTGGTGATCGGCGCCGGCGGCGCCGGTCTGCGGGCGGTGATCGAGGCCCGCGAGCACGGCCTGCGGGTCGCGGTGATCTGCAAGTCGCTGTTCGGCAAGGCGCACACGGTGATGGCCGAGGGCGGCTGCGCGGCGGCCATGCGCAACGTCAACACCAAGGACTCCTGGCAGGTGCACTTCGGTGACACCATGCGCGGCGGGAAGTTCCTGAACAATTGGCGGATGGCCGAGCTGCACGCCAAGGAGGCCCCCGACCGGGTGTGGGAACTGGAAAGCTACGGAGCGCTTTTCGACCGCACCCCGGACGGCCGGATCAATCAGCGCAACTTCGGCGGGCACACCTATCCGCGGCTGGCGCACGTCGGTGACCGCACCGGACTGGAGATCATCCGCACCCTGCAGCAGAAGATCGTCTCGCTGCAGCAGGAGGACTACGCCGAGTACGGCGACTACGAGGCCCGGATCAAGGTGTTCCACGAAACCACGATCACCGAACTGCTGACCGACGACGGGAAGATCGCCGGGGCGTTCGGCTACTACCGGGAGACCGGACAGTTCGTGCTGTTCGAGGCGCCGGCGGTGGTGCTGGCCACCGGCGGTATCGGAAAGTCGTTCAAGGTGTCGTCGAACTCCTGGGAGTACACCGGCGACGGGCACGCGCTGGCGCTGCGCGCCGGGTCCTCGCTGATCAACATGGAGTTCATCCAGTTCCATCCGACCGGCATGGTCTGGCCGCTGTCGGTCAAGGGCATCCTGGTCACCGAGGGTGTGCGCGGTGACGGCGGGGTGCTGAAGAACTCCGACGGTAAGCGGTTCATGTTCAACTACATCCCGGCGGTGTTCGCCGGACAGTACGCCGAGACCGAGGAAGAGGCCGACCAGTGGCTGGTCGACAACGATTCCGCGCGCCGCACCCCCGACCTGCTGCCCCGCGACGAGGTGGCCCGCGCGATCAACTCCGAGGTCAAGGCGGGACGCGGCACACCACACGGCGGGGTGTACCTGGACATCGCGTCGCGGATGACGCCCGAGGAGATCAAGCGGCGGTTGCCGTCGATGTATCACCAGTTCCTGGAACTGGCCGAGGTCGACATCACCCGGGACGAGATGGAGGTCGGGCCGACCTGTCACTACGTGATGGGTGGTATCGAGGTCGATCCGGACACCGGCGGGGCGTCGACGCCGGGGCTGTTCGCCGCCGGCGAGTGCTCCGGCGGCATGCACGGTTCCAACCGGCTCGGCGGCAACTCGCTGTCGGACCTGCTGGTGTTCGGCCGCCGGGCCGGCCTGGGCGCCGCTGAATACGTTGCGGCACTGGACAACCGTCCCGCGGTGAGCGCGGCAGCGGTCGAATCGGCCACTGCCGGTGCGCTTTCCCCGTTCGAGGCGCACGAGGACCCGGAGAACCCCTACGACCTGCATCACGAACTGCAGCAGTCGATGAACGACCTGGTCGGCATCATCCGCCGGCACGACGAGATCGAGGCGGCGCTGGCCAAACTCGACGAGCTGCGCCGTCGCATCCACAACGTGACGGTCACCGGCGGCCGCGTGTTCAACCCGGGCTGGCATCTGGCCATCGATCTGCGCAACATGCTGCTGGTCAGCGAATGCGTGGCCAAGGCCGCTCTGGCCCGCACCGAAAGCCGCGGCGGTCACACCCGCGACGACTATCCCGACATGGACGCCGACTGGCGCAACACGTTGCTGGTGTGCCGCACCGACGGGGGCGACCCGCTGGTGCCCGACGTCGTCGTCACCCCCGAGACACAGGTGCCGATGCGGCCCGACCTGCTGGCGACCTTCGAACTCGGCGAGCTGAAGAAGTACTACACCGAGACCGAACTCGCCGGCCATCCGGAACGGAGTAACTGA
- a CDS encoding 5-oxoprolinase subunit C family protein: MTSLLVLSPGPLALIQDLGRPGHADLGVGPSGPADRRAHALANRLLANPPQAAGVEITLGGFAARVCGEPGDVVEVALTGAHTILRVDGIAFGYNSIARARVGQVISVDVPAGGLRCYLAVRGGIDVPPVLGSRSTDVLSGIGPAPVAAGDQLPVGPRPPTHPRVTLAPIPGAGRSPLRMLPGPQLDWLADPDALVTTAWRVDIASDRVGMRLTGPPLVHVDPTRQLPSAGLVRGAIQVPPSGLPVVFGPDHPVTGGYPVAGVLLDADADGGAQLRPGEQVRLRWA, encoded by the coding sequence GTGACGTCGCTACTGGTGCTGAGCCCGGGGCCGCTCGCGCTGATCCAGGACCTGGGGCGGCCCGGTCACGCCGATCTGGGCGTCGGGCCGTCCGGACCGGCCGACCGCCGGGCCCACGCGCTGGCCAACCGGCTGCTGGCCAATCCGCCGCAGGCCGCCGGCGTGGAAATCACCCTCGGCGGGTTCGCGGCCCGGGTGTGCGGCGAACCCGGCGATGTTGTCGAGGTCGCCCTCACCGGCGCGCACACGATTTTGCGGGTCGACGGGATCGCGTTCGGCTACAACAGCATTGCCCGCGCCCGGGTTGGACAGGTGATCTCCGTCGACGTGCCGGCCGGCGGCCTGCGTTGCTATCTGGCGGTGCGCGGCGGCATCGACGTGCCGCCGGTGCTCGGCTCGCGCAGCACCGACGTGCTGTCCGGGATCGGCCCCGCGCCGGTGGCCGCCGGGGACCAGCTGCCCGTCGGCCCCCGACCGCCCACCCATCCGCGGGTGACGCTCGCCCCGATACCCGGAGCCGGCCGCTCACCGCTGCGGATGCTGCCCGGACCGCAGCTGGACTGGCTGGCCGACCCCGACGCCCTGGTGACCACCGCCTGGCGGGTGGACATCGCCAGCGACCGGGTCGGGATGCGGCTGACCGGCCCGCCGCTGGTGCACGTCGACCCGACGCGCCAGTTGCCGTCGGCCGGTCTGGTGCGCGGCGCGATCCAGGTGCCACCCAGCGGGCTACCCGTGGTCTTCGGCCCGGACCACCCGGTGACCGGCGGCTATCCGGTGGCCGGGGTCCTGCTGGACGCCGACGCCGACGGCGGCGCCCAACTGCGTCCCGGCGAGCAGGTGCGGCTGCGCTGGGCGTGA